Proteins encoded in a region of the Haloarchaeobius salinus genome:
- a CDS encoding tyrosine-type recombinase/integrase, with translation MADDWYETVYENKHDAINDFIKQKQTTGRSPRTLNEYSRVLKRYYHEHFPDLTPEATEVRHIEEYLRILDDRGVSQNTKRRYLESLSAFFSYAMKRPRFEEITGNPAGVVLEEIPKQIRERPDCATWENAKKIVKAIPNPRNKAVVVLLAKTGCRLGEALEIKMDDLMLDDGFVRLRERKGGKQTVVPIDRETIRTIKRFKLIRRDTDLDYLFVSIRDDRLTKTVIQRAVRDAAVSEGIMQNEEDRFHKKFTPHTFRTVFTTLMRNQGMKQHVLQYIRGDANSETMDIYTRVDREEAREEYLNCIKPLGL, from the coding sequence ATGGCCGACGACTGGTACGAGACGGTCTACGAGAACAAGCACGATGCGATCAACGACTTCATCAAGCAGAAACAGACGACCGGCCGCAGTCCACGAACGTTGAACGAGTACAGCCGGGTGCTCAAACGGTACTACCACGAGCATTTCCCCGACCTCACACCGGAGGCGACGGAGGTTCGGCACATCGAGGAGTACCTGCGTATCCTGGACGACCGTGGCGTGAGTCAGAACACGAAGCGCCGCTACCTGGAGTCGTTGTCGGCGTTCTTCAGCTACGCGATGAAACGCCCCAGGTTCGAGGAGATAACGGGGAATCCGGCTGGTGTGGTGTTGGAGGAGATTCCAAAGCAGATCCGGGAGCGACCGGACTGTGCGACGTGGGAGAACGCGAAGAAAATTGTGAAGGCGATCCCGAATCCGCGGAATAAGGCTGTCGTCGTTTTATTGGCGAAGACCGGATGTCGGTTGGGGGAAGCACTGGAGATCAAGATGGACGACTTGATGCTCGACGACGGATTCGTTCGGTTGCGTGAGCGGAAGGGTGGAAAGCAGACGGTCGTGCCGATTGACCGCGAGACGATCCGGACGATCAAGCGGTTCAAACTGATCCGGCGGGATACGGATTTGGACTATCTGTTCGTAAGTATCCGTGACGACCGGCTAACGAAGACCGTGATTCAGCGAGCAGTGCGGGATGCGGCGGTCAGCGAAGGAATCATGCAGAACGAGGAAGATCGGTTCCACAAGAAATTCACGCCACACACCTTTCGGACGGTGTTCACGACGCTGATGCGGAACCAGGGCATGAAACAGCATGTTCTTCAGTATATTCGGGGGGACGCGAACAGCGAGACAATGGACATCTACACACGGGTCGACAGGGAGGAAGCGCGGGAGGAATACCTGAACTGTATCAAGCCACTTGGTCTGTAG
- a CDS encoding PAC2 family protein, with protein sequence MVEGLPDVDLIGKIATDHISNQLDMTTVTTESGSLAKWVGWLAALVGPV encoded by the coding sequence ATGGTTGAGGGGCTTCCCGATGTCGACCTGATCGGGAAGATCGCGACCGACCACATCAGCAACCAACTCGATATGACAACAGTTACGACTGAATCTGGTTCGCTTGCGAAGTGGGTGGGCTGGCTCGCCGCCTTGGTTGGACCTGTATAG
- a CDS encoding Hsp20/alpha crystallin family protein has translation MALPNRPTSSWLQNSGFPSRLFETDSNDYELYEEDDEFVLSVEMPGFDPEEIDVSWDEGVLNIAAEHEDETRGQRKTYHRRFRFPKNVEDEDITAQYNNGILEVRLPVITGATTRGKQIEVQA, from the coding sequence ATGGCCCTGCCGAACAGACCGACTAGTTCGTGGCTACAGAACTCCGGATTCCCGAGCCGACTGTTCGAAACCGATAGCAACGACTACGAACTGTACGAGGAGGACGACGAGTTCGTCCTGAGCGTCGAGATGCCGGGCTTCGATCCCGAAGAAATCGACGTTTCCTGGGACGAGGGTGTCCTCAACATCGCCGCCGAACACGAGGACGAGACGCGAGGTCAGCGCAAAACCTACCACCGTCGGTTCCGCTTCCCGAAGAACGTCGAGGACGAGGACATCACGGCGCAGTACAATAACGGGATTCTCGAAGTCCGGTTGCCGGTGATAACGGGAGCCACCACCCGTGGCAAGCAGATCGAGGTTCAGGCCTAA
- a CDS encoding CDC48 family AAA ATPase has product MRLTVKQLKNRDPGSGMAVIDREALQELGVSSGDFVAIEGRDGGRTVARVWPSNTSDAGHGIIRIDGQLRQAANVSIDDRVEVEKTEVEPADRVTVALPQNLRIRGDLSSHLREHLTDQAVTAGQTVAFPIGFGMFSGRSGRRIPLTVVDTQPSGTVVIQNTTDIETADQSTQEVSVESGDPDDSPTPGVTYEDIGGLDDELEQVREMIELPMRHPELFGTLGIEPPKGVLLHGPPGTGKTLIAKAVANEIDAHFQTISGPEIMSKYYGESEEQLREVFEEAEENAPAIVFIDELDSIAPKREEVSGDVERRVVAQLLSLMDGLEERGQITVIGTTNRVDAIDPALRRPGRFDREIEIGVPDRDGREEVLRIHTRGMPLGDGVDLERYAESTQGFVGADLENLAKESAMHALRRIRPELDLEEEEIPAKVLDSIEVTENDFKEALKGIEPSALREVFVEVPDVTWDDVGGLDDAKERLQETVQWPLEYADAYERVALDPAKGVLLHGPPGTGKTLLAKAVANEANSNFISIKGPELFNKYVGESEKGVREVFSKARENAPTVIFFDEIDAIASERGRGVGDSNVGERVVSQLLTELDGLEELEDVVVIATTNRPDLIDDALLRPGRLDRHVEVDEPDEAARREIFEIHARGRPLADDVDLDELVERTDGFVGADIEAVCREAATIAVREYVRATASGESANVDEIELTMNHFDQALEEVDSNVGSGTREFEGTPEAV; this is encoded by the coding sequence ATGCGACTCACGGTCAAACAGCTCAAAAACCGCGATCCAGGAAGCGGCATGGCAGTCATCGATCGTGAAGCGCTTCAAGAACTCGGCGTCAGCAGTGGTGACTTCGTCGCAATCGAGGGTCGTGACGGTGGACGAACAGTCGCCCGCGTCTGGCCTAGTAACACGAGCGACGCGGGGCACGGTATCATCCGTATCGACGGGCAGCTCCGACAGGCAGCGAACGTGAGCATCGACGATCGTGTTGAGGTCGAAAAAACGGAGGTCGAGCCAGCGGACCGCGTTACCGTCGCCCTACCACAGAATCTCCGGATCAGGGGCGATCTCAGCTCGCACCTCCGCGAACACCTCACCGATCAGGCAGTGACCGCGGGACAGACGGTAGCGTTCCCGATCGGGTTCGGTATGTTCTCCGGACGATCCGGCCGCCGCATCCCCTTGACGGTGGTCGATACACAGCCGAGCGGGACGGTCGTCATTCAGAATACTACCGACATCGAAACCGCCGACCAGAGCACACAAGAGGTTTCCGTCGAATCGGGTGACCCCGACGATTCGCCCACTCCTGGCGTCACATACGAGGACATCGGCGGGTTAGACGACGAACTCGAACAGGTCCGAGAGATGATCGAGTTGCCGATGCGCCATCCCGAGCTGTTCGGGACACTCGGTATCGAGCCACCTAAAGGGGTGCTGCTCCACGGCCCGCCGGGCACGGGGAAGACGCTGATCGCGAAGGCCGTCGCCAACGAGATAGACGCTCATTTCCAGACGATCAGCGGCCCGGAGATCATGTCGAAGTACTACGGGGAGAGCGAAGAGCAGCTCCGCGAGGTGTTCGAGGAGGCCGAGGAGAACGCTCCCGCGATCGTCTTCATCGACGAACTCGACTCGATCGCCCCAAAGCGAGAGGAGGTCAGCGGTGACGTCGAGCGACGAGTCGTCGCCCAGCTCCTCTCGCTGATGGACGGCCTCGAGGAACGCGGCCAAATCACGGTCATCGGCACGACCAACCGCGTCGATGCCATAGATCCGGCGCTCCGCCGTCCCGGCCGGTTCGACCGCGAGATCGAGATCGGCGTCCCCGACCGCGACGGACGTGAGGAGGTTCTCCGAATCCACACTCGTGGGATGCCGCTCGGCGATGGCGTCGATCTCGAACGCTACGCCGAGTCCACCCAGGGGTTCGTCGGCGCTGACTTGGAGAATCTTGCCAAAGAGAGCGCGATGCACGCGCTCCGACGGATTCGGCCGGAGCTGGATCTCGAAGAGGAAGAGATCCCTGCGAAAGTCCTCGATTCGATCGAGGTGACCGAGAACGACTTCAAAGAGGCACTGAAAGGCATAGAACCGTCGGCGCTCCGCGAAGTGTTCGTCGAGGTTCCCGATGTCACCTGGGACGACGTCGGCGGCCTCGATGACGCGAAAGAACGTCTGCAGGAGACCGTCCAGTGGCCCCTGGAATATGCCGACGCCTACGAGCGAGTCGCACTTGATCCGGCGAAGGGCGTCCTGTTGCACGGGCCGCCCGGCACCGGCAAGACCCTGCTGGCGAAGGCCGTCGCCAACGAGGCCAACTCGAATTTCATCTCGATCAAGGGGCCGGAGCTGTTCAACAAGTACGTCGGGGAATCCGAAAAAGGCGTTCGTGAAGTGTTCTCGAAGGCCCGCGAGAACGCACCCACGGTGATCTTCTTCGACGAGATCGACGCGATCGCATCAGAGCGTGGTCGGGGCGTCGGCGACTCGAACGTTGGCGAGCGTGTGGTCTCCCAGCTCCTGACCGAACTCGACGGCCTCGAGGAGCTCGAGGATGTCGTGGTGATCGCCACGACCAATCGCCCGGATCTCATCGACGATGCTTTACTCCGGCCTGGACGGCTTGATCGTCACGTTGAGGTAGATGAACCGGACGAAGCGGCCCGGCGTGAAATCTTCGAGATCCATGCCAGAGGCAGACCCTTGGCCGACGACGTCGACCTCGACGAACTCGTCGAGCGGACCGACGGCTTCGTCGGTGCCGACATCGAAGCAGTCTGCCGCGAGGCCGCGACTATCGCAGTCCGCGAGTACGTTCGCGCGACTGCGAGTGGCGAATCGGCCAACGTCGACGAGATCGAGCTGACGATGAACCATTTCGACCAGGCACTCGAGGAGGTCGACTCAAACGTCGGGTCCGGAACGCGGGAGTTCGAGGGGACACCTGAAGCGGTGTAG
- a CDS encoding inorganic phosphate transporter: protein MALSVVFLIGIATAIFVGVNIGGSSTGVAFGPATGSGVLSMRQASGLMAVFVLIGGFTIGTNVVDTLGTDFVPAEYFTLGASIGVLLFIGLGILLGNVLKVSTSTSQTAVAAVVGMGAALGVLDWRTVGVVGMWWVLSTILAFWICAFVGRYFYDAVVDVLDFESDDAGRFAELVVIGIGCYMAFSAGASNVANAVAPLVGSGQIEMIPGVAIAGVAIGIGAFTIGPRTMETVGEDITDLSLEASLIAETIAASILTGLSWAGIPASLAVVLTACVIGLGWGRASRRVPLHAIVRPEGLSNAERSDWAADQLDLFDPSTTKRIVTTWIATPTVAGVIAFITFEAAERFHLLV from the coding sequence ATGGCGCTATCGGTGGTGTTCCTCATCGGCATAGCAACGGCCATCTTCGTCGGCGTGAACATCGGAGGATCATCTACCGGCGTGGCTTTCGGGCCGGCGACCGGAAGCGGCGTGCTATCGATGCGACAGGCCTCTGGGTTGATGGCCGTGTTCGTACTGATCGGCGGGTTCACTATCGGCACGAACGTCGTCGATACCTTGGGGACGGACTTCGTCCCTGCAGAGTACTTCACGCTCGGAGCGTCGATCGGCGTCCTCCTGTTCATCGGACTTGGCATCCTACTCGGAAATGTTCTCAAGGTATCGACCAGTACCAGCCAGACAGCGGTCGCCGCTGTCGTCGGGATGGGGGCAGCACTCGGCGTTCTTGACTGGCGGACCGTCGGCGTCGTCGGTATGTGGTGGGTTCTCTCGACGATCCTCGCCTTCTGGATCTGTGCGTTCGTCGGGCGGTACTTCTACGACGCGGTCGTGGACGTTCTTGATTTCGAATCCGACGACGCGGGCCGATTCGCGGAACTCGTCGTGATCGGGATCGGCTGTTATATGGCGTTCTCGGCCGGGGCCTCTAACGTCGCCAACGCTGTAGCACCACTCGTCGGCTCCGGGCAGATCGAGATGATACCGGGGGTCGCGATCGCGGGCGTGGCGATCGGGATCGGTGCCTTCACCATCGGTCCCCGGACGATGGAGACCGTTGGCGAGGACATCACGGACCTATCGCTGGAAGCGTCGCTGATCGCCGAAACGATCGCGGCCTCGATCCTCACCGGCCTGAGCTGGGCCGGCATCCCGGCGAGTCTCGCCGTCGTGCTCACCGCGTGTGTCATCGGGCTCGGATGGGGGCGGGCGAGCCGTCGGGTTCCCCTTCACGCGATCGTCCGACCAGAAGGGCTCTCAAATGCGGAACGTTCGGACTGGGCAGCTGACCAGCTTGATCTGTTCGACCCCTCTACTACGAAACGAATCGTGACGACATGGATTGCCACCCCAACCGTCGCTGGTGTTATCGCCTTCATCACGTTCGAGGCGGCGGAGCGATTCCACCTTCTCGTATGA
- a CDS encoding DUF7577 domain-containing protein, which yields MTLQPWLYTLFVVVGGFHVLAVLYAYWSKQVSDDGVEPADSTEQSVQLREVDCPECGTTNERGYRYCANCVSELPGRSNVDGMPIAPVGRQIF from the coding sequence ATGACCCTCCAGCCGTGGCTGTATACGCTCTTCGTAGTCGTCGGAGGGTTCCACGTGCTCGCTGTCCTCTATGCGTATTGGTCCAAGCAGGTTTCCGACGATGGCGTGGAACCTGCGGACAGCACTGAACAGTCAGTACAATTAAGAGAAGTCGATTGCCCAGAGTGTGGGACTACTAACGAACGAGGATACAGGTACTGTGCGAACTGCGTGTCAGAACTCCCTGGAAGAAGCAATGTCGACGGAATGCCTATCGCACCTGTCGGGCGGCAAATTTTCTGA
- a CDS encoding DUF7557 family protein, translating to MPKIDLNEETVNRLDNLRIDDESYDEIINELINIYEAEELTLSFAGDRIE from the coding sequence ATGCCGAAGATCGACCTTAATGAGGAGACGGTCAACCGACTCGACAATCTACGAATCGACGACGAATCCTATGACGAAATCATCAATGAACTCATCAATATCTACGAGGCCGAAGAGCTGACTCTTTCATTTGCCGGTGACCGGATCGAATAA